GGAGTCCTGTTCAATCTTGGCGGTGACTTTAAACGCCGCATCGGCAATATTGAGCTGATCCCCCAGTTTGACTTTGAGCAAATCCATGGCTCGTGGACTGAGCCAGATTTCACCAGACTGAATCGATTTTTTTGCCGGTTGCACCCGCAGTTCACCACGCAAAGGAAAAGCCTGATCAATGGCTTTGACATTGACCATGACAAACTGCGCATCGGTATAGGCCATACTGCTAAAAAAAGTGACTTCTGACTGCTTTAGATCCAGCTGCTTGGCCTGATCACGCCACTGCTCCGGCAAAGGCTCATTATCTGAAAGCACCAGATCACCGGCCAGCATTTCTGCTGCCTGCAAGGCGACTGCATTTTGGATCTGCTCATTACTAAACTTAAGTGCAGTGGTCGCGCTAATTGCCAACGTTAAGGCAATAATCAGCAGATAAATTCCGGTCGTTTTAAAGCTTTGCGTCAGTAAAGGACGAAATAACGGATTCATTTCATCCTCCACTCGGATGTTCAATCAGCTCGCCATTCAGCAGTTCAAAATGCCGCTGGCACTGCTGCGCCAGTTTGCGGTCATGCGTGACCAGCACCAAAGTCGTCCCCAGTTCCCGGTTTAGTTGAAAGACTAGTTGTTCAATTTCTCTGGCCGTTTCACCATCGAGATTGCCCGTAGGTTCATCGGCAAAAATGATCTTTGGTTCACTGACCAGTGCACGAGCGATGGCTACACGCTGTTGTTCACCGCCAGACAGTACTTTCGGCGTTTGCTGCGCCTGTCGATCCAGACCCACTTTATGCAACAGAGCCAAGGCTTTTTGCTCGGCTTCTGCATATTTAAAGCCGGGCTGCAGGCGCAGTGGCAGCATTACATTTTCAAGTGCAGTCAGGTGCGGTAAGAGCTGAAAAGACTGAAAGACAAACCCGATATTTCTTAAACGTACCAGTGCACGTTGTTCTTCATCCAAGCTAGAGACCGATTCGCCACAGACCATAAGCTGACCTGAACTCGCCTGATCCAGTGTCGCCAAAATACCCAGTAATGTGGATTTTCCGGAACCGGAACGACCGGTAATTGCCACTTGTTCTCCGGCCTGAATATCCAGATCAAGATCCTCAAAAATGGTGAGCTGTTTTTGTGAAAGTTGTATCTTTTGTGTCAATTTCTGGGCAGAAATAATAGCCTGTGGCATGATGGTCGAATCGTTGCTGCTTTGAATCATACGTGTCCTATATGAAAGATCTTAATCAGAAAACTCGGCTATTGCCTTACTTTTTTTTGCTCAGTCTGTGCCTGTTACCTCTTGGGGTTTCAGCAAAGACGATTATGATTTTAGGTGATAGTTTAAGTGCAGGTTATGGTATCCAGCCCCAGCAGGGATGGGTACATTTATTACAAAAGCGTTTAGAGCAACAGTATCCGAAACAGCATAAAGTGGTCAATGCAAGTGTCAGCGGTGAAACCACCAGCGGAGCACTGGCCAGACTGCCAAAATTGCTGCAGACGCATCGTCCAGACCTTGTGGTGATTGAGTTAGGTGGCAATGATGGCTTACGTGGACAACCACCGCAAATGATTCAAAAAAATTTAGCCAGCCTGGTTCAGCAGAGCCAGAAAGCCAAGGCCAAGGTCATCGTCTTTGGCATAAAAATGCCGCCTAATTACGGGCAGGCCTATAGCAAGGCTTTTGAAAATAATTATAAAGTGGTGAGTCAGCAATATAAGGTGAAGTTATTGCCCTTCTTTATGCAGGGTGTCGCCGGTAATAAAACATTGATGCAAAAGGATCTGATTCATCCAAATGCTAAAGCACAGACAATCCTGTTAAATAATGCTTATCCATACATTAAAGGCGCTTTATAAAGCGCCTTTAACTTATTTTAGAATATATTTAGATGAATCGTGATTAGAAATCGAAGAATGTCACTTCACCAGTTTCCAGTGAATATTCAGCACCCACGACTTTTAGTTTTCCTTGTCCAATCAGGTTTTCCAGAACGGCTGAACCGTGACGCAACTGATTCACCGAAGCAAATACGTTGGAACGTACTGCATGCTTGGACAATTTTGCCAAGTCATTTTTCAGTTCAGTTTGCATTAAAGTTTCAACTGAAGGACGTACGCGGTTCACAATCGACATCAGGTTTGCCGATGGGGGGCAATCAGGACACATCAAGGTATCAATAGTCGCTTTAATCGCACCACAGTGACTGTGACCTAACACCACCACAATCGCGCAATCATAACGTGCCGCGGCAAATTCAACACTGCCGACCTGTGAGGGTGCAACAATATTACCTGCAACACGAATCACAAAAAGATCGCCGAGACCCTGATCAAAAACCATTTCGGCTGGAACGCGCGAATCTGAACATCCCAAGACAATCGCAAACGGATTCTGATCCTCTGCCATTTCTGCGCGCTGTTGGTGGCTAAGTTGTTTTGGATGCGTGGTATCGCCACTGACAAAACGTTGGTTACCCTGTCTAAGACGTTCTAAAGCTTCTTGAGCTGTGAGCATTCTTTTCTATCACCGATGGTTTTAGTTGCAATATCTTACTGCCAGTTTTTTTGAATGTCACTTGCAAAAAATCTTAGCTGATTAAATTTTTAGCATTTATCTAATTTCATTTCTGCAGGTAATTTATGCGCAATACATCACATTTTCCAGTCATTGAATGTAATTCAGCAAAAAACTAATGGGTGACAAGCGCAAAGATTGATTTAAAATAGAGTGAAGAATAATGTTTTTATTTGAATGAAAATTGCAAATTTATAACATGGAAGTATTTTGATTGAGCAATTTGCTCACTGGGTTTGTTTTGGGGAATGGCCAATGAAGAAAATAATAAAATTGCGCTCGAAAATGATTTGTTCAGCCGTAGTTGCCTTAAGCATGGCATTACCGGGCCTGACACATGCTCAAATACTATTTAGCCAGAAAAATGAAACATCTGCCAAAGTCTTGCAGCAGCATCTGTTACAAGAACGCAGCCTTGCCGGTCTCAAATCCAAGACCCTCAAAATTGGCGAGGTCACCTGGAGTTATAGCGAAGGCGGTGCCAAGAACAAACCATCCATTCTACTGATTCATGGTCT
The nucleotide sequence above comes from Acinetobacter lwoffii. Encoded proteins:
- a CDS encoding ABC transporter ATP-binding protein; translation: MIQSSNDSTIMPQAIISAQKLTQKIQLSQKQLTIFEDLDLDIQAGEQVAITGRSGSGKSTLLGILATLDQASSGQLMVCGESVSSLDEEQRALVRLRNIGFVFQSFQLLPHLTALENVMLPLRLQPGFKYAEAEQKALALLHKVGLDRQAQQTPKVLSGGEQQRVAIARALVSEPKIIFADEPTGNLDGETAREIEQLVFQLNRELGTTLVLVTHDRKLAQQCQRHFELLNGELIEHPSGG
- a CDS encoding arylesterase — encoded protein: MKDLNQKTRLLPYFFLLSLCLLPLGVSAKTIMILGDSLSAGYGIQPQQGWVHLLQKRLEQQYPKQHKVVNASVSGETTSGALARLPKLLQTHRPDLVVIELGGNDGLRGQPPQMIQKNLASLVQQSQKAKAKVIVFGIKMPPNYGQAYSKAFENNYKVVSQQYKVKLLPFFMQGVAGNKTLMQKDLIHPNAKAQTILLNNAYPYIKGAL
- a CDS encoding carbonic anhydrase, which encodes MLTAQEALERLRQGNQRFVSGDTTHPKQLSHQQRAEMAEDQNPFAIVLGCSDSRVPAEMVFDQGLGDLFVIRVAGNIVAPSQVGSVEFAAARYDCAIVVVLGHSHCGAIKATIDTLMCPDCPPSANLMSIVNRVRPSVETLMQTELKNDLAKLSKHAVRSNVFASVNQLRHGSAVLENLIGQGKLKVVGAEYSLETGEVTFFDF